A genomic stretch from Kribbella amoyensis includes:
- a CDS encoding response regulator — MSTSGNSSADIRVVVVDDEPLIRSGLRAIIDAEPGLHVVGEAGDGAEVLPVVRRTGPDVVLMDVRMPAVDGIQATRLLLDGLESPPRVLVVTTFENDDYVYDALRAGASGFLLKRTPPDEIVAGIRTVAGSESLLFPEAIRALALAHVSEQAQPTGLDQYQLTEREQEVLRLMARGLSNAEIAAELVLGVQTIKTHVANLLAKLGARDRTQAVILAYESGFVPLR, encoded by the coding sequence GTGAGCACCTCGGGGAACAGCAGCGCCGACATCCGCGTGGTCGTGGTCGACGACGAACCGCTGATCCGCAGCGGACTGCGCGCGATCATCGACGCCGAGCCGGGCCTGCACGTGGTCGGCGAGGCCGGGGACGGCGCCGAGGTGCTGCCGGTGGTCCGCCGGACCGGGCCCGACGTGGTGCTGATGGACGTCCGGATGCCCGCGGTCGACGGCATCCAGGCGACCCGGCTGCTGCTCGACGGACTCGAGTCCCCACCCCGGGTGCTGGTGGTGACCACCTTCGAGAACGACGACTACGTGTACGACGCGTTGCGCGCGGGCGCGTCCGGGTTCCTGCTGAAGCGCACTCCCCCGGACGAGATCGTCGCGGGGATCCGGACCGTGGCGGGCAGCGAGTCGCTGCTCTTCCCGGAGGCGATCAGGGCGTTGGCGCTCGCGCATGTCAGCGAGCAGGCGCAGCCGACGGGGCTGGACCAGTACCAGCTGACCGAGCGGGAGCAGGAGGTACTCCGGCTGATGGCGCGGGGCCTGTCGAACGCGGAGATCGCGGCCGAGCTCGTGCTGGGAGTACAGACCATCAAGACCCACGTCGCGAACCTGCTGGCCAAGCTGGGCGCGCGGGACCGGACCCAGGCGGTCATCCTGGCCTACGAGTCGGGCTTCGTGCCGTTGCGCTGA